The following are encoded together in the uncultured Sphaerochaeta sp. genome:
- a CDS encoding epoxyqueuosine reductase QueH, which yields MEENDILVHACCGPCSTASIERLLEDGWNPVLYFSNSNIYPMEEAERRYKVLVEVAHTYALKVIHEHYGHERWLESVKGHEGDKEGETRCSLCFSYNLREASLKAGELGFKHFTTTLTVSRFKNSKLIFSVGEQFPGFEQIDFKKKGGFEKSVRLSKELGLYRQHYCGCEFSMPKE from the coding sequence ATGGAAGAGAATGACATTCTGGTACATGCCTGTTGCGGACCCTGTAGTACTGCCAGCATCGAGAGACTGCTTGAGGATGGTTGGAATCCAGTCCTCTACTTTTCAAATAGTAATATTTACCCCATGGAAGAGGCCGAGAGGCGTTATAAGGTTCTGGTGGAAGTAGCACATACCTACGCCTTGAAGGTAATCCATGAGCACTATGGTCACGAACGTTGGTTGGAGAGTGTAAAAGGCCATGAAGGGGATAAGGAAGGGGAAACCAGATGCAGTCTCTGTTTCTCTTATAACCTGAGGGAGGCCTCCCTCAAGGCTGGAGAACTGGGGTTTAAGCATTTCACGACCACCTTGACGGTCAGCCGGTTCAAGAACAGTAAACTGATATTCAGTGTTGGAGAACAATTCCCTGGTTTTGAGCAGATTGATTTCAAGAAGAAAGGTGGTTTTGAAAAGAGTGTTCGCCTAAGCAAGGAGTTGGGGCTTTATCGCCAGCACTATTGCGGATGTGAGTTCTCGATGCCCAAGGAGTAG
- a CDS encoding AraC family transcriptional regulator, whose product MELLDAVFVFQMHEEQELLWHQRVHNHEPGQFEVHYFVSGSGTFSNAQNRYTISPGSLFVTTGGTVHAIEADRQAGLTYYATLISCPQEQGLVNKLETMNPIRLGTNWRFFFEEVRDKGLSQLKELRISACYQMLGLLYNLAAGTRLEENQGENVHLEKAIRYMQRHVFDNLNLQMIADHVQLDPSYFVRLFKKRMNTTPMRYYSNLQLEVARALLTSTTQSIKEISEKLQFCSEFHFSKRFKQSTGRSPSSYRKTHLQLLGL is encoded by the coding sequence ATGGAACTATTGGATGCGGTCTTTGTATTCCAAATGCATGAAGAACAGGAACTGCTGTGGCACCAGCGGGTGCATAATCACGAACCTGGACAATTCGAAGTCCACTACTTTGTCAGTGGAAGTGGCACGTTCAGCAATGCCCAAAACCGATACACCATCTCACCAGGCTCATTGTTTGTCACCACCGGTGGGACCGTACATGCTATCGAGGCTGACCGTCAAGCTGGTCTCACCTATTACGCCACCCTAATCAGCTGCCCTCAAGAACAGGGTTTGGTGAACAAGCTGGAAACGATGAACCCTATTCGACTGGGAACAAACTGGCGTTTCTTCTTCGAGGAAGTCAGAGACAAGGGTCTCAGCCAATTGAAGGAATTACGCATCAGTGCCTGTTACCAGATGCTTGGTCTCTTGTACAACCTAGCCGCCGGTACAAGACTGGAAGAGAATCAAGGGGAGAATGTTCACCTTGAGAAAGCCATCCGCTATATGCAACGACATGTCTTTGATAATCTGAATCTGCAGATGATTGCAGACCATGTACAGCTCGATCCTTCATATTTTGTGCGTCTGTTCAAGAAACGCATGAACACCACCCCGATGCGATATTACTCAAACCTGCAGCTTGAGGTGGCTCGTGCGCTGCTTACCAGCACAACCCAATCCATCAAGGAAATTTCAGAGAAACTGCAGTTCTGTTCTGAGTTCCATTTTTCCAAACGATTCAAGCAATCCACAGGGAGAAGTCCTTCTTCCTACCGAAAGACCCATTTACAACTTCTCGGCTTGTAG
- the cls gene encoding cardiolipin synthase, with amino-acid sequence MFRKLLKFFTGRLFISLVLISLQIAILINIFGFAQNDALWIQFLSGLSIMMALVVVVRDLNPAYKIGWMLIFMTIPVYGGLFYILFGTRGLNARLRARLERLEELNRRGMAGGAYSNLLPMKALAAYSRTLARQAQYIANISSYPVWGNTEVEYFASGEEWIKDVLVELKKAKSFIFLEFFIIGEGEVWDSVLALLLEKCMQGVRVCLMYDDVGSIFDIPSHYDRKLRSLGLEVVAFNPLKAHLNSRSNSRDHRKVLVIDGNVGYTGGMNIADEYANRKIRFGHWKDTAVKLRGDAVWSLTQMFLQLWAFSIGQPMDYYAYRPTITCKTDGFVQPFADNPLDNENVAENAYIQIISMAKKYVWITTPYLILDNEMLTALKIAAQSGVDVRIITPHKPDKWYVFAVTRENYRPLLESGVKIYEYIPGFLHAKMFVSDDRVAIIGTINMDYRSFYLHFENGVAFYGSSVVQKVHDDIRKTLDVSRIITLDFVKNRSWIKKLAGMVLKLAAPLL; translated from the coding sequence ATGTTCCGAAAATTACTGAAGTTCTTCACAGGCAGACTCTTTATCTCCCTCGTTCTCATCTCCCTCCAGATTGCCATTCTTATCAACATCTTTGGGTTTGCCCAGAATGATGCTCTCTGGATTCAATTCCTCTCAGGTCTTTCCATCATGATGGCTCTAGTTGTAGTCGTTCGAGATCTTAACCCTGCATATAAAATCGGTTGGATGCTTATTTTCATGACCATTCCTGTCTATGGCGGCTTGTTCTATATCCTCTTCGGTACCCGTGGGCTCAATGCGCGCCTTCGTGCCCGACTGGAAAGGCTGGAAGAGCTCAACCGACGAGGCATGGCCGGTGGTGCCTATAGCAACCTCCTTCCAATGAAAGCCCTCGCTGCATACTCAAGAACGCTGGCAAGACAAGCTCAATACATTGCAAACATCAGCTCCTATCCTGTATGGGGAAATACCGAAGTTGAATACTTTGCAAGTGGAGAGGAATGGATAAAGGATGTCTTGGTAGAATTGAAAAAGGCCAAAAGCTTCATCTTCCTTGAGTTTTTTATCATTGGAGAAGGAGAGGTCTGGGACTCTGTGCTCGCTTTACTCCTTGAGAAGTGTATGCAGGGAGTCCGTGTTTGTCTCATGTACGATGATGTAGGCTCAATTTTCGACATCCCTTCCCACTACGACCGAAAACTTCGTTCCTTGGGCCTGGAGGTTGTTGCCTTCAACCCATTGAAAGCACACTTGAATAGTCGCTCGAACAGTCGCGACCACCGAAAAGTCTTGGTAATTGATGGCAATGTGGGTTACACCGGTGGGATGAATATTGCCGATGAGTATGCGAACCGAAAAATTAGGTTCGGACATTGGAAAGATACTGCGGTTAAGCTTAGGGGGGATGCGGTGTGGAGTCTCACCCAGATGTTTCTCCAACTCTGGGCTTTCTCAATCGGGCAGCCAATGGATTACTATGCATACCGCCCCACCATAACCTGCAAAACGGATGGATTTGTCCAGCCTTTCGCCGATAACCCGTTGGATAATGAAAATGTTGCAGAAAATGCCTATATCCAGATTATCAGCATGGCAAAAAAGTATGTCTGGATCACAACTCCCTATCTCATCCTAGACAATGAGATGCTCACTGCGCTGAAGATTGCTGCCCAAAGTGGTGTTGATGTACGTATTATCACCCCCCATAAGCCTGATAAATGGTATGTGTTTGCGGTTACCAGGGAAAATTATCGGCCTCTGCTGGAGTCCGGGGTGAAGATTTATGAGTACATACCAGGATTCCTGCATGCTAAGATGTTTGTAAGTGATGATCGGGTTGCCATTATTGGGACGATCAACATGGATTATCGCTCATTCTACTTGCACTTTGAGAACGGGGTGGCGTTTTATGGCTCTTCTGTTGTGCAGAAAGTGCATGATGATATACGAAAGACCCTGGATGTCAGTAGGATAATCACCTTAGATTTTGTAAAGAACCGTTCGTGGATCAAGAAGCTTGCAGGGATGGTCCTAAAACTGGCTGCCCCGTTGTTATAG
- a CDS encoding patatin-like phospholipase family protein — protein sequence MKTFKKLLIMALLICMALSSLAAADEADDILLSDVPISYGDAAFRERILAQTQGERSPVGLVLSGGSARAFAHIGVLKYLEEQDIVPDFIISNSMGSIVGLLYAAGLSPDQILESVTSINLQSMFDLTLPVSGGLLDSSRFLAKVASIVGSDLQLETLPIPIIVVTEDLVTKRQITISEGDFFTVLQASYALPVYFPPVEYRGHLLIDGGITNLAPVDLAYTYADSVIVSTTFYDIDTLNLKNPLTVLNVSIDIGKRRKGVEELKKALPGVVWIRCAVEDVSFMEFDRVEYLVEQGYLSASERQGQLSTLHKNSVSSGLSEKRNGLALKMEESSNIYGLYQHVPLNIPSKLFGVGLDSDYLKPDPSALKDDSTIGLKFIYRKDDISVSVNPGYSFDFRSNDRFSAVPAIRAQFDYTFLKHLRISLYSSFMFDITNVAPIISSGFDLEGRIFAFDEKLRISLLQSYEQINNFKDSDHVDFFDGHTFLYSIIAKGSLYPMNDSVWAFNDSALSLTFQMLGDFSKVRSFVAARGTTEILNQNLDLFATVNTFGRFALDGQGDVPFFFSDGFRTTDPQIKSQGHDLSVSSNPVNHLVGLGISIGYRPSGFDPTMAEMFIFNNSSVAIYTDLLWNRNTFAPYLSLGLELHTDISLLGIRSLPLTIYGGWDQKVNTLVWGFYFNMVF from the coding sequence GTGAAGACGTTCAAGAAGTTGCTGATAATGGCTTTGCTGATCTGTATGGCGCTTTCAAGCCTTGCGGCTGCTGATGAAGCTGATGATATTCTTCTCTCTGATGTACCCATCTCCTATGGGGATGCAGCCTTCAGGGAGCGGATACTTGCACAGACTCAAGGAGAACGCTCTCCTGTCGGGCTCGTACTAAGCGGCGGTTCAGCACGAGCATTCGCCCATATCGGGGTTCTGAAGTACTTGGAAGAACAGGATATTGTTCCTGATTTCATCATAAGCAACTCGATGGGTAGTATTGTAGGGCTCCTGTATGCAGCAGGCCTTTCCCCTGACCAGATTCTTGAAAGCGTAACTTCGATTAATCTCCAGAGTATGTTTGACCTTACTCTCCCTGTGAGCGGAGGGCTGCTTGACTCCTCCCGTTTCCTCGCAAAGGTTGCCTCGATTGTGGGCTCGGACCTTCAGCTTGAAACGCTTCCCATACCCATCATTGTGGTGACGGAAGACCTTGTGACCAAGCGTCAGATTACCATCAGTGAAGGTGATTTTTTTACTGTACTGCAGGCAAGCTATGCCCTCCCTGTGTATTTTCCTCCCGTTGAATATCGGGGGCACCTATTGATAGATGGAGGTATTACCAATCTCGCTCCTGTTGATTTGGCCTACACCTATGCAGATTCTGTCATCGTCTCAACTACCTTCTATGATATAGATACCCTGAATCTTAAGAATCCTTTGACAGTGCTCAATGTTTCCATAGACATTGGAAAGAGACGAAAGGGTGTGGAAGAGCTCAAGAAGGCACTTCCTGGTGTGGTATGGATTCGTTGTGCTGTAGAGGATGTCTCGTTCATGGAATTTGACCGCGTAGAATATCTGGTTGAACAAGGGTATCTCTCAGCAAGTGAACGCCAGGGGCAACTGTCCACCTTGCATAAGAATTCGGTTTCTTCTGGGCTCTCGGAAAAACGGAATGGCTTGGCATTAAAGATGGAAGAGAGTTCCAATATCTATGGTCTCTACCAGCACGTTCCCTTGAATATTCCTTCCAAACTGTTCGGGGTGGGTTTGGATAGTGATTACCTGAAGCCAGATCCTTCTGCTCTCAAGGATGATTCCACCATCGGTTTGAAATTCATCTATAGGAAGGATGATATTTCGGTAAGCGTCAATCCTGGATACTCCTTCGACTTTCGCAGCAATGATCGGTTTTCTGCTGTCCCTGCAATTCGCGCACAGTTTGATTACACCTTCCTTAAGCATTTACGCATCTCCCTCTACAGCTCTTTTATGTTCGATATTACAAATGTTGCACCTATTATTTCCAGTGGATTTGACCTGGAAGGAAGGATCTTTGCCTTTGATGAAAAACTGAGGATCAGCTTGCTGCAATCCTATGAACAGATAAACAACTTCAAGGATAGTGACCATGTCGATTTCTTTGACGGTCATACCTTCCTCTACTCTATCATTGCAAAGGGGAGTCTGTATCCGATGAATGATAGCGTATGGGCATTCAACGATTCAGCACTCTCCCTTACGTTCCAAATGCTGGGAGATTTTTCTAAAGTACGCTCGTTTGTTGCAGCTCGAGGAACGACGGAGATCCTTAACCAGAACCTCGACCTGTTTGCTACCGTCAATACCTTCGGGCGGTTCGCTCTGGATGGGCAGGGGGATGTCCCCTTCTTTTTCTCGGATGGGTTCAGAACCACTGACCCCCAGATCAAGAGCCAAGGGCATGACCTGAGTGTCAGCAGCAATCCAGTGAATCATCTGGTGGGATTGGGTATATCGATAGGGTACCGGCCGAGTGGATTTGATCCCACGATGGCAGAGATGTTCATCTTCAATAACAGCTCTGTTGCCATCTATACGGATTTGCTCTGGAACCGGAATACCTTTGCCCCTTATCTCTCTCTTGGCTTGGAGCTGCATACTGACATCTCCCTGTTGGGAATTCGTTCACTGCCGTTGACCATCTACGGAGGTTGGGATCAGAAGGTAAATACCCTGGTTTGGGGCTTCTACTTCAACATGGTATTCTAG
- the xylA gene encoding xylose isomerase — translation MEYFVGDQEYFKGIGKIAFEGKGSKNPLAFKYYDAKKMIGGKTMAEHLRFATAYWHSFCADGTDPFGSSTIDFPFRKSDPFANAVAKADAAFEFFTKLGTPYYCFHDVDASPDSEDAVTYEKTFHKIADELLARQKASGVKLLWNTANVFTHPIYMNGAATNPDFNVVARAAVQVKNSLDVNVKLGGQNYVFWGGREGYMSLLNTDMKREQDHLARFLTIARDYGRSIGFKGTFLIEPKPMEPTKHQYDYDAATTIGFLKEYGLDKDFKCNIEANHATLAGHTFDHDLLVSASHGMLGSVDANQGDPINGWDTDEFPTDVYATTMAMLVILRHGGLGSGGLNFDAKRRRNSTDLEDLFIAHIGGMDSFALGLEVAHKIIDEGLFDTFVKNRYASFDAGEGKKFEDGSMDLASLAAIGRNVQIEKRSGKQEYLNNLVNSYLFG, via the coding sequence ATGGAATATTTTGTCGGAGATCAGGAATATTTTAAGGGAATTGGAAAGATTGCGTTCGAGGGAAAGGGTAGCAAGAACCCTCTCGCATTCAAGTATTATGATGCGAAGAAGATGATTGGCGGTAAAACAATGGCAGAGCATCTTCGATTTGCGACTGCCTACTGGCATAGTTTCTGTGCAGATGGTACAGATCCCTTCGGTAGTTCCACTATCGACTTCCCTTTCAGGAAGTCTGACCCGTTTGCGAATGCAGTTGCCAAGGCTGATGCAGCTTTCGAGTTCTTCACCAAGCTGGGAACTCCCTACTATTGCTTTCATGATGTGGATGCTTCTCCCGATAGTGAAGATGCTGTGACCTATGAGAAGACATTTCACAAGATTGCTGACGAATTGCTCGCAAGGCAGAAGGCAAGTGGTGTGAAATTGCTTTGGAATACCGCTAATGTATTCACGCATCCTATCTACATGAATGGAGCAGCAACCAACCCAGATTTCAATGTTGTCGCCCGTGCAGCAGTACAGGTGAAGAACAGTCTGGATGTGAATGTAAAACTCGGTGGACAGAATTATGTCTTCTGGGGCGGTAGAGAGGGGTACATGAGTCTCTTGAATACCGACATGAAGAGAGAGCAGGATCACTTGGCTCGATTCCTTACCATAGCACGTGACTATGGACGGAGTATTGGGTTCAAGGGAACCTTCTTAATCGAACCAAAGCCGATGGAACCGACCAAGCACCAGTATGACTATGATGCTGCCACCACAATCGGATTCCTCAAGGAGTATGGACTGGATAAGGATTTCAAGTGCAATATTGAAGCCAACCATGCAACCTTGGCAGGCCATACCTTCGACCATGATCTGTTGGTCTCGGCAAGTCATGGTATGCTTGGCAGTGTCGATGCAAACCAGGGTGACCCGATCAACGGATGGGATACTGATGAGTTCCCGACCGATGTCTATGCAACCACGATGGCGATGTTGGTCATCTTGCGGCATGGTGGACTGGGCAGCGGTGGACTGAACTTTGATGCAAAACGAAGGCGTAACTCCACTGACCTTGAAGATCTCTTCATCGCTCATATTGGTGGTATGGATAGTTTTGCTCTCGGTCTTGAGGTTGCCCACAAGATCATTGATGAAGGATTGTTTGATACCTTCGTCAAGAACCGCTATGCTTCATTTGATGCAGGGGAAGGAAAGAAGTTTGAAGATGGTTCCATGGATCTTGCTTCTCTTGCCGCTATCGGTCGCAATGTTCAGATCGAAAAGCGTAGCGGAAAGCAGGAGTACCTGAACAATCTGGTAAACTCCTACCTCTTCGGCTAG
- the xylB gene encoding xylulokinase, whose amino-acid sequence MQVVIGIDTGTQSTKVLCYDAETKQVLLTVSASHEMESYDDGTREQEAVWYLDAIRSCFAQIDPKIKEQVVAIGVSAQQHGFVPVGEDGEVLAPVKLWCDTSTKAQCDELTQKLGGEERVFELLGNQILPGYTLSKILHLKQHRPEAYAKLAHILLPHDYINLYLTGDYSAEAGDASGTAFFDVKNKAWSREVLLAVDEDRDLYSMLPPITKAGDAAGTVQASTAKELGIPQGIPVSCGAGDNMAGAIGTGCVGKGDLTMSMGTSGTLFGYSDACITDRKGRLAAFCSSTGGYLPLLCTMNCTITTESVRQLFGYDVKELDSLAAKAPIGCEGVTMLPFFNGERVPNLPHGKGVITGLDMGNMKVENIARAALESSIYAMKGGLDAFRELGFIPKRIILTGGGAKSAIWRQIACDVMQLPVSVPEVGESAAFGAALQALWTLKGGSIVGLASEHVRFDDAKGCEPDKEAGTQYAKAYERYQSYVEAMTPLFQ is encoded by the coding sequence ATGCAAGTTGTTATAGGAATTGATACTGGCACACAGAGCACCAAGGTGCTCTGCTATGATGCTGAGACAAAGCAAGTCCTGTTGACCGTCAGTGCCTCCCATGAGATGGAGAGCTACGATGATGGGACACGTGAGCAAGAAGCTGTATGGTATCTGGATGCAATCAGATCCTGCTTTGCCCAGATAGATCCAAAGATCAAGGAGCAGGTTGTCGCAATCGGCGTCTCTGCACAGCAACATGGGTTTGTGCCCGTTGGGGAGGATGGAGAGGTGCTGGCTCCAGTCAAACTCTGGTGTGATACCTCAACCAAAGCACAGTGTGACGAACTTACGCAGAAACTCGGTGGAGAAGAGAGAGTGTTTGAGCTCCTGGGAAACCAGATTCTTCCCGGCTATACCTTGTCCAAGATTCTTCACTTGAAACAACATCGGCCAGAAGCATATGCCAAGTTGGCTCATATCCTCCTTCCCCATGATTACATCAATCTGTATCTGACGGGTGATTACAGTGCTGAAGCAGGTGATGCTTCCGGTACTGCCTTCTTTGATGTAAAGAACAAAGCATGGAGCAGGGAAGTTCTGCTTGCGGTGGATGAGGATCGCGATCTCTATAGTATGCTACCACCGATTACCAAGGCAGGAGATGCAGCTGGCACTGTACAAGCATCAACGGCAAAGGAGCTTGGTATCCCTCAAGGGATTCCTGTCTCCTGTGGTGCAGGGGACAATATGGCAGGGGCCATAGGAACCGGTTGTGTGGGGAAGGGCGATCTTACCATGAGCATGGGTACCAGCGGTACGCTGTTCGGATACAGTGATGCTTGCATCACTGACCGAAAAGGCAGACTTGCAGCATTCTGTTCTTCCACCGGTGGGTATCTTCCTCTTCTCTGTACCATGAACTGCACCATTACCACAGAGTCAGTAAGACAGCTCTTCGGCTATGATGTCAAGGAACTTGATAGTCTGGCCGCGAAGGCTCCCATTGGATGTGAAGGGGTAACCATGCTTCCTTTCTTCAATGGGGAGAGAGTGCCTAACCTGCCACACGGAAAGGGGGTGATCACTGGTTTGGATATGGGGAATATGAAGGTTGAGAATATCGCCCGAGCTGCCTTGGAAAGTTCCATCTATGCCATGAAGGGTGGATTGGATGCATTCAGGGAGCTTGGATTCATCCCCAAACGGATTATCCTCACCGGTGGTGGGGCAAAGAGTGCCATCTGGAGACAGATTGCATGTGATGTAATGCAGTTGCCTGTTTCAGTTCCAGAGGTCGGAGAGAGTGCTGCTTTTGGAGCAGCTCTCCAGGCACTATGGACTCTCAAGGGAGGGTCGATCGTGGGCCTTGCATCTGAGCATGTTCGATTTGATGATGCCAAGGGTTGTGAACCGGATAAGGAAGCAGGAACGCAGTATGCAAAGGCATACGAGCGTTATCAATCGTATGTTGAGGCGATGACGCCTTTATTTCAGTAG
- a CDS encoding ribokinase — MRFLNYGSVNIDLIFTVDHIVKGGETLQSTSLTKSAGGKGANQSAALAKAGAEVFHAGKIGEDGTFLLALLSSYGVDTSLIHRYEGATGQALIQLDSNKQNAIILYGGGNIAITVDEIDEALNQFSAGDMLVLQNEIVHSGHLIREAKKRGMKVCMNLAPFDQSARDLPLSLLDILVVNEIEGANLADLPEGSDFSDILEQLVINYPESEILLTIGKEGCLYGYKDQRIREGIYDTPVVDTTAAGDTFIGYYLASLSRGLSVRECLRTASKAAGLAVSRPGAMASIPLAIEVFD, encoded by the coding sequence ATGCGATTTCTGAATTATGGATCTGTTAATATTGATTTGATTTTCACGGTAGACCACATTGTAAAGGGTGGGGAGACGCTGCAAAGCACGTCTCTCACTAAAAGTGCTGGGGGTAAGGGTGCAAACCAGAGTGCTGCCCTTGCAAAAGCTGGTGCTGAGGTTTTTCATGCAGGAAAGATTGGGGAGGATGGTACATTCCTGTTGGCATTGCTCTCAAGCTATGGAGTCGATACTTCCCTTATACATCGGTATGAAGGGGCAACCGGACAGGCCTTGATACAGCTTGATAGCAATAAACAGAATGCAATCATCCTCTACGGAGGAGGGAACATCGCAATTACCGTCGATGAGATTGATGAAGCGCTCAATCAATTTTCCGCAGGTGATATGTTGGTTCTCCAGAACGAGATTGTCCACAGTGGGCACCTGATCCGTGAAGCTAAGAAAAGAGGTATGAAGGTTTGTATGAATCTGGCTCCCTTTGATCAAAGTGCACGAGATCTTCCTCTGTCGCTTCTGGATATCCTGGTAGTAAATGAGATTGAAGGGGCAAACCTTGCCGATCTTCCAGAGGGAAGTGATTTTTCCGATATTCTGGAACAGCTTGTAATAAACTATCCTGAAAGCGAAATTCTCTTGACTATTGGAAAGGAGGGCTGTCTCTACGGTTACAAGGATCAGAGGATACGTGAAGGAATCTACGACACACCGGTTGTTGATACTACAGCAGCAGGTGATACCTTCATCGGGTACTATCTGGCTTCTCTCTCACGTGGGCTCTCCGTACGAGAGTGTTTACGTACTGCCAGCAAAGCTGCAGGGCTTGCTGTCTCTCGCCCTGGGGCAATGGCATCGATCCCTCTCGCAATTGAGGTATTTGACTAG
- a CDS encoding permease, which translates to MTQSLTQVALFLFIIILAQILKRIGLFTEKEGSTLSSISLNITLPAAIVASFNTFTMDYSLLVLVAYGIGANILLASLSYLFMCKQNNSLKAYALLSGSTYNVGNFSFPFIQSLFGAQALVAASLFDLGNALMTTGLTYSLASSVSQGKRPESTDLLKKLFTSVPFITYLVMITLSFAHIRLPLFLQEWMVAIGKANPIIAMLMIGIMLDIHFEKSWIKYSLGLLTIRYGMGILMAWYFIVHTDFNQIIKTTLVFVVFSPSATSSVAFLDKLTDEKKLASFTSSLSVLASIASFTILSLLVT; encoded by the coding sequence ATGACGCAATCCCTCACGCAGGTTGCTCTCTTTCTCTTCATCATAATCCTTGCCCAGATCCTGAAGAGAATCGGATTATTTACGGAGAAGGAAGGGAGCACGCTGTCCAGTATCAGTTTGAATATCACCCTTCCAGCTGCTATCGTGGCTAGTTTCAACACCTTCACGATGGATTATTCACTGCTGGTGTTGGTTGCCTATGGAATTGGGGCAAATATCCTGCTCGCCTCTCTCTCCTACCTTTTCATGTGTAAGCAGAACAATTCACTGAAGGCATATGCCCTCCTGAGTGGATCGACCTATAACGTTGGCAACTTCTCTTTCCCTTTCATCCAATCCCTCTTTGGTGCCCAAGCCTTGGTTGCAGCCTCTCTGTTCGACCTAGGTAATGCACTGATGACCACAGGCCTAACCTACTCCCTGGCAAGTTCTGTCTCCCAGGGAAAACGCCCAGAGAGCACCGATCTTCTGAAAAAACTCTTCACCAGTGTACCGTTCATCACCTATCTGGTTATGATCACGCTCTCCTTCGCACATATTCGATTGCCTCTCTTTCTCCAAGAATGGATGGTGGCCATAGGAAAAGCAAACCCGATCATCGCCATGTTGATGATCGGGATAATGTTGGACATTCATTTTGAGAAGAGTTGGATCAAGTATTCGCTGGGGTTACTGACCATACGATACGGAATGGGTATCCTGATGGCCTGGTATTTCATCGTTCATACCGATTTCAATCAGATCATCAAGACAACCCTTGTCTTCGTCGTATTCAGCCCAAGTGCCACCAGTTCAGTGGCATTCCTTGATAAACTGACTGATGAGAAGAAGCTTGCTTCCTTTACCTCCTCTCTCTCAGTCTTGGCAAGTATTGCCAGCTTTACCATCCTCTCTCTGTTGGTTACCTAG
- a CDS encoding tetratricopeptide repeat protein: MNRKKNLGLWLTLLIVVLISVINIPTYSKFLLIALFLGSLLYYRRSVIFYIRANSKITSKNEADWQYAWPLYRKAIKAGLQKPFVITAASMFLQRGDAEEGKQIIEDYFASEKGRNENLDNVAKTMVSMAYWMDGNLDKAIECVREVHDRGYQDKNLFINYTTYALAAGDLEKAEELLDEAGQLENSSPGIRDSRGWLYLLRGKWEEADALFQELIEKGPRFPEPYVHHAQVKIHFGRVGDAIELLNKALDARYANTSGFSKEIIQDMIDGLENPETRKKRAMEIEKDTASVALGKKPASIDQDFSPEEGYILEGFAKPKTPKKAIAKQQKKILVESDDRTPNTDLTEEDLEYIRKHNLE, translated from the coding sequence ATGAATCGAAAGAAAAACCTTGGCTTATGGCTTACATTGCTGATCGTGGTACTCATATCCGTGATCAATATCCCTACGTATAGCAAATTCCTCTTGATCGCCCTGTTCCTGGGCTCCCTGCTCTATTACAGACGGAGTGTCATCTTCTATATCAGGGCTAACAGCAAAATCACCAGCAAGAATGAGGCTGACTGGCAGTACGCCTGGCCCCTCTACCGAAAGGCCATCAAGGCAGGATTACAGAAACCCTTTGTCATTACCGCAGCAAGCATGTTCCTCCAACGTGGGGATGCAGAGGAAGGCAAGCAGATCATTGAAGACTACTTTGCTTCAGAAAAGGGACGAAATGAAAATCTTGACAATGTTGCAAAGACCATGGTCAGTATGGCCTACTGGATGGATGGGAACCTTGATAAAGCAATTGAATGTGTAAGAGAAGTCCACGATCGTGGATATCAGGATAAGAACCTGTTCATCAACTACACCACCTATGCATTGGCTGCCGGTGATCTTGAGAAAGCTGAAGAATTGCTTGATGAGGCAGGACAGCTGGAAAACAGCAGCCCGGGCATCAGAGACAGCCGTGGCTGGTTGTACCTGCTTCGTGGGAAATGGGAAGAAGCAGATGCTCTGTTCCAGGAACTCATTGAGAAAGGCCCCCGTTTCCCAGAACCCTATGTGCATCATGCTCAGGTAAAAATCCACTTTGGCAGAGTAGGTGATGCAATTGAACTGCTGAATAAGGCATTGGATGCCCGCTACGCAAATACGTCAGGTTTCAGCAAGGAAATTATCCAAGACATGATAGATGGCTTAGAAAACCCAGAGACAAGAAAAAAGCGTGCCATGGAGATTGAAAAGGACACTGCTTCAGTAGCACTGGGGAAAAAGCCTGCTTCGATCGACCAGGACTTCTCCCCAGAGGAGGGATATATCCTTGAGGGGTTCGCTAAACCTAAAACCCCAAAAAAGGCTATCGCCAAACAACAAAAGAAGATATTGGTTGAGAGCGATGACAGAACCCCCAATACAGACCTCACGGAAGAGGACCTGGAGTATATCAGAAAGCACAACCTTGAGTAG